A stretch of DNA from Alicyclobacillus acidocaldarius subsp. acidocaldarius Tc-4-1:
CGACACGCCGCTCGAGGAGAAGAAAGAACGCCTCCTGCGGTTGAACGAGGTGCAGAACGAGATCAGCCGGCGGCATAACGAGAAGCTGCGCGGCGCGCTCGTCGAAGTGCTCGTCGACGGCGAGAGCAAGACGAATCCGGACGTGCTCTCGGGTCGCACGCGGACGAACAAGTTGGTCCTGTTCCGAGGCGACAAGTCGCTCATCGGGCAGCGCATCCGCGTGCGCGTGACGGAGCCGCAGACGTTCTTGTTGAAGGGCGAGATCGCGCAGGTGGAAGAGGTGGTCTCGTGATGGCTCTTGCTACGCATGTCGGCACGGACACCATTCTGGCTGTCGCGGATGAACTCGCGGAGATGATCCGGCAGTCCGACGAGTGTCGATCGTACTGGCACGCGAGAGAAAAGATGGAGCGCAATCCGCGGGCGCAGCGCCTGTTTGACGAGCTCAAGAAGAAGACGAATGGGCTATGGACGCTCAGGGACAGGCTCGGGGAATCGCATGAAAAATACCTGCGCATGAAGCGGGAGATCGATGACCTCTGGGAGCGCCTGTACGAGATTCCCGTTGCGCTGCAATACAAGGCTGCTCAGGACGAGTTGAACGCCCTCGTGCAGGAGGTCGTCGAGGTGATTTTGGCGAATTTGCACGGGACGCTCCCTGTCGAGCGGGGGCCGCGCATGTGCGGGAGCGGCGGGTGTTCAGGAGGCTGTGGCGGATCCTGCCACGCGAGGGCGGGAGCGTGAGGAGGTCGACTCGTGAGCCTGACGCCGATGATGCGGCAATACCGTGAGATCAAGTCGAAGCTCGGCGGCGATACGCTTTTGATGTTCCGCCTGGGAGACTTCTACGAGCTGTTCTTCGAGGACGCCGTCATCGCGAGCCAGGCCCTCGACATCACGCTCACGGGGCGCGACGCGGGCGAGGCGGGGCGGGTGCCGATGTGCGGCGTGCCTCATCACGCGCTGGACGGGTACCTCGAGCGGCTCATCGAGCAAGGGTTTCGCGTGGCGATCTGCGATCAGGTCGAGGATCCGAAGGCGGCGAAGGGCCTGGTGCGCCGCGAGATTGTCCGCATCGTCACGCCGGGCACGGCGGTGATGGAGGAGTCGGACGCGCGCTACCTCGCGGCGCTCGCGTTCCAAGGCGACGAAGTCGGCCTTGCGCTCGTCGACGTCGGCGCCGGCGACGTGTGGTTCGGGGCCGGGAGCGCCGAGGATGTGCGCGATCACGTCGCCAGATTTCGGCCGCGCGAGATCCTGCTCGAAGGCGCGCAGGCGTTTCCCAGTTGGCTCGAGGAGACGGTGAATCGGCACGGAGCCATCGTGACACGCGTCCCCGCCCCGTCGGGCGACGCGTTTCTCATGCACTATGATGTGACGTCGCCGGAGGCGCTCGGCCTGCGGGCGGGATCGGCCGCGGTATCCGCCTGCAACATGG
This window harbors:
- a CDS encoding RicAFT regulatory complex protein RicA family protein, which codes for MALATHVGTDTILAVADELAEMIRQSDECRSYWHAREKMERNPRAQRLFDELKKKTNGLWTLRDRLGESHEKYLRMKREIDDLWERLYEIPVALQYKAAQDELNALVQEVVEVILANLHGTLPVERGPRMCGSGGCSGGCGGSCHARAGA